The Petrotoga olearia DSM 13574 genome contains the following window.
AAAGCTGAAACCTATTTTATGGTTAGTTTAGAAGATACCGCATATATCCACTTTCAAGGAAGCTCAGAATTGGCTGCTTTTGTTGAATTAAGAAGCATAGGTTTGCCTGAGTCACAAACCAAATCTCTCTCTAAGATGCTCTGCCAATTGCTAGAGCAACAATTGGATATACCAAAAGATCGTGTGTATGTAAACTTCTTAGATATTAAAAATACGATGTGGGGTTGGAAAGGGGATACATTTTAGTTTTGCTAAAAAATATCCCACAAATATGTAATAGACCAATACTTTAAAAAATTTGATAGTTGGGAGCGGGCGCCATGTACAAAGACGAATTAGAAATGCTTGTAAAATTTTTAAGAGAAGACCTGTTAAAAGAAGAAAACCAGAAAAAACTTCAAGAACTTGTTTTTAGCAAAATTAAAAGAAAAGAAGATTTTCAGTCAACAAACGAATTGCTCAAAACACTAGAAAGTTATGATTTAAGAGACTTTTTATATTCAAAACTTTTAGAAAGTTATTTTTCCATTTTCAATATTATTTACGAAAAAGGAAGCCTAAAATACGGAGACGAAAATTACAAAGCTACCATAGATAACGAAACTTTCGACTCTCTTATTGAACTAATGGATGAATCAGAAATAAATGGAGAAATTCTTTTTTACCTGCTTTCTGACGATTTAAAAAAGAGAGTAGAAATTATGCATCAATTGATAAGCGGAAGATCGAGAAAAGAATGGAACGAAGAAGAACTAAAAAGTTTTGTGAAAAACTTAAAACCACTAACTACAAGGTTTCTTGAATTATTGATCGAAAAAGGAAAGATGAAGTCTGAAGAGATCAAAGCAACCTTAGAACTTAAAAACAAAAAATCGGTTTCCGCCCTGGTAAGCGCTATAATCAGAAACGCCCCGAACGATAAAGAAAAATTAATTTTTAAAGATAATGAGTACATATGTATTAATGAGAAGTATAGAAATAAAATTTTTGAAATCACAAATAATAAAAAATAATAGCAGGATGAACTTCATCCTGCTTTTTTAGCAATATATATGAGAAAAGTTAAAATTGAATAAGAATGGTGGGTGCGGTAGGGATTGAACCTACGGCCTCTTCCGCGTCAAGGAAGCGCTCTCCCACTGAGCTACGCACCCTTTTTCTAATCGTATAAAGTATAACATATTTTTTTAACTATGTCAATAAAAGAGGGCTCCTTGTCAAATATGGTTGATGGAATAGTCAAGGGTTCACGCTGTATTCCATAAAAGCATTAAATCACAATTGAAAAAATGATTTTATCAAGAATCGACTTTCACACTTCTTCAGTAAAAGGTTTGGGATTAAACGTTTCTTCTGGTGCAATTCTTAAAAATAGGATAATTACAATAACTGATACTATGCTTGCAAACAGTGTAATTTGATATCCCCTCATTAAATCTAAAAGAATACCATATATCTGCGCACCAACAGGTATAGCTCCTCGAGCAACCAACTCCACAACCGTAAAAACACGAGATCTTACGTTGGTTGGTGTCATTTTTTGCATGTTGGTATCAATAGGTATATTTATAAAGGCATTGCTCACGCCTATTATCATAAGATTTATGTACAAAATTATTAAGAAGGTCCATGATGCACCTCCGAATCTGGTAACGATGGTAGGAAAAAATAAACCTGAAATGATGAATAAAATAATTGCCTCTACTGTTAAACCGAGTGTCACCGATTTTTTCGGATTATTCTTAGAAAAAATAGTACCAATTAAAATACTGCCAATTAGTATCCCCACGGTAAAAGAAGATTGGGTGATTCCATACTGTTCGCTCGTAAATCCAATTTCTTGCCTTAATACATAAGGGAGCACAATAGTAAGAATCGGTGCCAATAAAAAATTGACAACCAATGCAAATAAAAGCAGTTCTTTCA
Protein-coding sequences here:
- a CDS encoding phenylpyruvate tautomerase MIF-related protein, whose translation is MPYLKVTTNKKIDNKEELTRILTKEVAKALGKAETYFMVSLEDTAYIHFQGSSELAAFVELRSIGLPESQTKSLSKMLCQLLEQQLDIPKDRVYVNFLDIKNTMWGWKGDTF